A single Cnuibacter physcomitrellae DNA region contains:
- a CDS encoding DUF5684 domain-containing protein: MRPVTSPAVTYDPSSLYLGLAIAALTVFGMWSVFRKTGRPGWPAVVPFYNVWVLARVAGRPGWWGILFVVPVLGAVLGIIVARDVGRRFGKGPAFSFFLLWLLFFIGYPILGWSDARVVRPSQ, encoded by the coding sequence TTGCGGCCAGTCACCTCCCCGGCGGTCACCTACGACCCGTCCAGCCTGTACCTCGGGCTCGCGATCGCAGCGCTGACCGTGTTCGGCATGTGGTCGGTGTTCCGCAAGACGGGCCGGCCGGGGTGGCCGGCGGTCGTGCCGTTCTACAACGTGTGGGTGCTCGCCCGGGTCGCGGGCAGGCCCGGGTGGTGGGGCATCCTCTTCGTCGTCCCCGTGCTGGGGGCCGTGCTCGGCATCATCGTGGCGCGCGACGTCGGCCGTCGGTTCGGCAAGGGACCCGCGTTCTCGTTCTTCCTGCTCTGGCTGCTCTTCTTCATCGGCTACCCGATCCTGGGCTGGAGCGACGCACGGGTCGTCCGGCCGAGCCAGTAG